From the Labrus mixtus chromosome 17, fLabMix1.1, whole genome shotgun sequence genome, one window contains:
- the tmem119b gene encoding transmembrane protein 119b, with amino-acid sequence MMLLMALHRTALCLLFCLSCSWATPLPFYSLLEGSTDEEELTNSTSSLPTSNSSSEYQTTPAVPTHVESEFLSQVRSFLEENMLLILVACSFILLFLFIICGAIFMSRRRKVNAYYPSSFPSKMYVDHKDKTGGAKLFNEVPEKAAPEQEGKPVDSHKQLQADIMRAAKGLRTQNKSTAAAEGSDLSQKNADHSPENGSKLEDSILDQQLASLPEEKHPYELPESEEEALAAGSTELNLPGQPGDDSQEPLMGRSLRPPSMHIHNDSATLQLIAGEKTAF; translated from the coding sequence ATGATGCTCCTGATGGCCCTTCATCGGActgctctgtgtttgctgttttgcCTCAGCTGCAGCTGGGCCACACCTCTACCTTTTTACAGTCTGCTAGAGGGAAGTACAGACGAGGAAGAGCTCACTAACTCCACTTCCTCTCTGCCCACCAGCAACAGTTCCTCAGAGTACCAAACCACACCTGCTGTCCCCACACATGTGGAATCTGAGTTTCTTAGTCAAGTTAGGAGCTTTCTGGAGGAGAACATGCTTCTTATCCTTGTTGCATGctctttcatcctcctcttccttttcatcATCTGTGGAGCAATTTTCATGAGCCGCAGGCGCAAAGTCAATGCCTACTAtccttcctccttcccctcAAAAATGTATGTGGACCACAAGGACAAAACTGGAGGTGCTAAACTCTTTAATGAAGTACCAGAGAAAGCTGCTCCTGAGCAGGAAGGTAAGCCAGTGGACTCCCACAAGCAGCTCCAGGCAGACATCATGAGGGCTGCAAAGGGCCTGCGCACACAAAATAAATCGACTGCAGCTGCAGAGGGAAGTGACCTCAGCCAGAAGAACGCAGACCACAGTCCTGAGAACGGCTCCAAACTAGAAGACAGCATCCTGGACCAACAGCTAGCCAGTCTTCCTGAGGAAAAGCATCCATATGAACTTCCAGAGAGTGAAGAAGAAGCATTAGCAGCGGGGAGCACAGAGCTGAACCTTCCTGGGCAGCCAGGAGATGATTCACAGGAGCCTCTGATGGGTAGGAGTCTGCGACCCCCCTCTATGCATATTCACAATGACTCAGCTACACTCCAGCTCATCGCAGGAGAGAAAACAGCCTTCTAA